In a single window of the Porites lutea chromosome 14, jaPorLute2.1, whole genome shotgun sequence genome:
- the LOC140923919 gene encoding uncharacterized protein, which translates to MHNKRVKNTNKGYTGSVEDFEEVIQLEDMAGPSSGSRRTNTNSLAAISLPVVNQPQAFTDDMLDEDSRTLMTGLIFQHTLSGASLQNTLRQSAVRLQREIQARQFAQNREIPGYENLLTGLIYEEETFQEVNTFKFITYSRLEFCDERGKPQSQRSGGICRLTNKRLLFLSQFGEASASLVPWGDPNKLPGGYSLKASYNDITFYMPIPLRCLRSVEMFGKSGCQGEVKVHGEAPCCFGWCGLFGVDCCPNSRILKQWRPEQPKIPSHYREMRVTIGVLMPPWERKMFVHIHIDPTVPLPVARDFVALLQKNFPESN; encoded by the exons ATGCAtaacaaaagggtaaaaaatacTAACAAAGGTTACACAGGCTCCGTAGAAGACTTTGAAGAAGTCATTCAGCTTGAAGATATGGCTGGTCCTAGCAGTGGTAGCCGGAGAA CCAACACGAATTCCTTAGCGGCAATTTCCCTACCTGTCGTGAATCAACCCCAGGCCTTCACAGATGACATGTTAGATGAAGACTCCAGAACTCTGATGACTGGATTAATCTTTCAACACACTTTAAGTGGTGCAAGCCTGCAGAACACTCTGAGGCAAAGTGCAGTCAGGCTTCAACGTGAAATACAAGCACGGCAGTTTGCTCAAAACAGG GAGATCCCGGGCTACGAAAATCTTTTAACAGGGCTAATCTACGAAGAGGAAACCTTTCAAGAAGTAAACACCTTCAAATTTATTACCTACTCTAGACTTGAGTTCTGTGATGAAAGAGGTAAACCACAAAGCCAGCGTAGCGGTGGGATATGCCGCCTGACCAACAAGAGACTTCTTTTCTTGTCTCAGTTTGGTGAAGCTA GTGCGTCCTTGGTCCCGTGGGGCGACCCTAATAAGCTTCCAGGAGGGTACTCTCTAAAAGCATCCTATAATGACATCACCTTCTACATGCCTATTCCACTGCGGTGTCTGCGCAGTGTAGAGATGTTTGGAAAATCAGGTTGTCAAGGGGAAGTAAAAGTCCATGGTGAAGCTCCGTGCTGCTTTGGCTGGTGTGGATTATTTGGG GTAGATTGCTGCCCTAATTCCAGAATTCTAAAGCAATGGAGGCCAGAACAGCCAAAGATCCCCAGCCATTACAGAGAAATGCGGGTCACTATCGGCGTTTTAATGCCACCTTGGGAACGCAAAATGTTTGTCCATATTCACATTGATCCAACTGTTCCTTTGCCTGTTGCCAGAGATTTTGTCGCCTTGTTGCAAAAGAATTTTCCTGAATCGAATTAG
- the LOC140924309 gene encoding uncharacterized protein isoform X2 — MSNYALSFKNPIADLTSQEVDRVSIPLREMNSSVDMDFLASIAPPVVSQPQAFSDTMLDPASRGIMAGLTTAHMSGTTLQSVVRQSADQLQRTVQGQFVSLKGNMSYRDLLAGLIYEGESFQALNNFTFMNYTNVQFCDDAGLPLTQRSGGICLLTNKRILFLSSQLTVGTSLAQWGNPKKLPGGYSLTSSCNDTTYYLPIPLRCLRSVEMSGETGVRADLSIHGVAPCCCGWCGLCGLWGCCADSGALKQWRPQPMNRSQVQEMFVTVGLLMPPWDRKMFLKIYIDPNVPLPVTRDFVALLQKNSPGLC; from the exons ATGAGCAACTACGCTCTGAGCTTCAAAAATCCAATCGCGGACCTTACAAGTCAGGAAGTCGACAGAGTCTCTATCCCACTTCGAGAAATGAATTCTTCTG TTGATATGGACTTTCTAGCCTCAATTGCTCCACCTGTAGTGAGTCAACCCCAGGCCTTTTCTGATACCATGTTGGACCCTGCCTCAAGAGGCATAATGGCTGGACTAACCACTGCGCACATGAGTGGTACAACTCTGCAAAGTGTTGTTAGACAAAGCGCTGATCAGCTACAACGTACAGTACAGGGCCAGTTTGTTTCTCTGAAG GGTAATATGAGTTACAGAGATCTCTTGGCAGGGCTCATCTATGAAGGTGAAAGTTTTCAAGCCTTGAACAACTTCACATTTATGAACTACACCAACGTACAATTCTGCGATGACGCTGGTTTACCATTGACGCAGCGTAGCGGAGGGATTTGTCTTTTGACAAACAAAAGGATTCTGTTCTTATCCTCACAGCTTACAGTTG GTACGTCCTTGGCTCAATGGGGCAATCCAAAGAAACTGCCAGGAGGGTACTCTCTTACGTCATCATGTAATGACACCACCTACTACCTACCCATACCCCTGCGCTGTTTACGCAGTGTGGAGATGTCTGGGGAGACCGGAGTCCGGGCAGATTTATCAATTCATGGCGTTGCACCTTGTTGCTGTGGATGGTGTGGCTTGTGCGGG TTGTGGGGATGCTGTGCAGACTCTGGTGCTTTAAAGCAATGGAGGCCACAGCCAATGAATCGCAGTCAAGTGCAAGAGATGTTCGTCACTGTTGGACTTTTGATGCCACCATGGGATCGCAAGATGTTTCTCAAAATTTATATTGATCCAAATGTCCCTCTTCCGGTGACCAGAGATTTTGTTGCTTTACTCCAAAAGAATTCACCCGGCTTGTGTTAG
- the LOC140924309 gene encoding uncharacterized protein isoform X1: protein MSYENLAAERRSPSSDEFEVADDKTVSFHAPVLLEEMANRNFEGPPHATSGSIDMDFLASIAPPVVSQPQAFSDTMLDPASRGIMAGLTTAHMSGTTLQSVVRQSADQLQRTVQGQFVSLKGNMSYRDLLAGLIYEGESFQALNNFTFMNYTNVQFCDDAGLPLTQRSGGICLLTNKRILFLSSQLTVGTSLAQWGNPKKLPGGYSLTSSCNDTTYYLPIPLRCLRSVEMSGETGVRADLSIHGVAPCCCGWCGLCGLWGCCADSGALKQWRPQPMNRSQVQEMFVTVGLLMPPWDRKMFLKIYIDPNVPLPVTRDFVALLQKNSPGLC, encoded by the exons ATGAGCTACGAAAACCTTGCAGCGGAACGGAGAAGCCCTAGTAGCGACGAATTCGAGGTAGCAGACGACAAGACAGTATCTTTTCACGCTCCAGTCCTGTTGGAAGAGATGGCGAACAGAAATTTTGAAGGACCTCCACACGCAACAAGTGGATCAA TTGATATGGACTTTCTAGCCTCAATTGCTCCACCTGTAGTGAGTCAACCCCAGGCCTTTTCTGATACCATGTTGGACCCTGCCTCAAGAGGCATAATGGCTGGACTAACCACTGCGCACATGAGTGGTACAACTCTGCAAAGTGTTGTTAGACAAAGCGCTGATCAGCTACAACGTACAGTACAGGGCCAGTTTGTTTCTCTGAAG GGTAATATGAGTTACAGAGATCTCTTGGCAGGGCTCATCTATGAAGGTGAAAGTTTTCAAGCCTTGAACAACTTCACATTTATGAACTACACCAACGTACAATTCTGCGATGACGCTGGTTTACCATTGACGCAGCGTAGCGGAGGGATTTGTCTTTTGACAAACAAAAGGATTCTGTTCTTATCCTCACAGCTTACAGTTG GTACGTCCTTGGCTCAATGGGGCAATCCAAAGAAACTGCCAGGAGGGTACTCTCTTACGTCATCATGTAATGACACCACCTACTACCTACCCATACCCCTGCGCTGTTTACGCAGTGTGGAGATGTCTGGGGAGACCGGAGTCCGGGCAGATTTATCAATTCATGGCGTTGCACCTTGTTGCTGTGGATGGTGTGGCTTGTGCGGG TTGTGGGGATGCTGTGCAGACTCTGGTGCTTTAAAGCAATGGAGGCCACAGCCAATGAATCGCAGTCAAGTGCAAGAGATGTTCGTCACTGTTGGACTTTTGATGCCACCATGGGATCGCAAGATGTTTCTCAAAATTTATATTGATCCAAATGTCCCTCTTCCGGTGACCAGAGATTTTGTTGCTTTACTCCAAAAGAATTCACCCGGCTTGTGTTAG